One part of the Musa acuminata AAA Group cultivar baxijiao chromosome BXJ1-5, Cavendish_Baxijiao_AAA, whole genome shotgun sequence genome encodes these proteins:
- the LOC135675008 gene encoding probable serine/threonine-protein kinase PBL11: MSDLKTYPETRAVLERLENALKKAYILVNICQNHSFLYLMAMGWMLEHRFQKVEAEIERYLRLIPLINLVDVQRAKANHRMGSLLCSRVENAFLGIFRRTNRLQVEKPARSGLGLGVETAAGTGGTGVEVDANPDLETFPLSQLKRATRNFSHGNIVGEGEFAVVYKGRMDDKFVAVKTWKLNSNQGLLEWVNEMNVLRKLSHPNLIRLLGYCKEDNAAFHLVYEFMANGSLQDHLLEKGKPPLSWKLRIKIAIGAARCLRFLHKSNKRIIHRDVKPSVILLDSDFNPKLSGLGWSLSLKGHWRRHVSTHVWGTPGYLDPRYFTTGHLDAKTDVYAFGIVLLQMLTGRKVFDPDRPCAERHLAQFAKPHLSSDAKELASLMDPKLNGEYPPTAASRLARIIEACIEKEHKLRPTMKDVVKALEKIDVI; encoded by the exons ATGTCGGATCTCAAGACGTATCCTGAGACGAGAGCGGTATTGGAGCGACTGGAGAATGCTTTGAAGAAGGCCTACATTCTCGTCAACATTTGCCAGAATCATAGCTTTCTGTATCTCATGGCCATGGGGTGGATGCTTGAGCATCGGTTCCAGAAGGTAGAAGCGGAGATAGAACGGTATTTGAGGCTTATTCCGCTCATCAATCTCGTGGACGTCCAGCGAGCCAAG GCCAACCACAGAATGGGAAGTCTACTTTGCTCTAGAGTCGAAAATGCATTCCTTGGGATCTTCAGACGCACCAATAGGCTTCAGGTAGAAAAACCAGCAAGAAGTGGACTTGGACTTGGAGTCGAAACAGCAGCAGGAACGGGTGGTACCGGAGTCGAGGTCGATGCCAACCCAGACCTTGAGACCTTCCCGCTTAGCCAATTGAAGCGTGCCACAAGGAACTTCTCGCATGGGAACATTGTTGGGGAAGGAGAATTCGCAGTCGTATACAAAGGTCGGATGGATGACAAATTCGTTGCTGTAAAGACATGGAAGCTAAACTCCAACCAAGGGTTACTGGAGTGGGTG AACGAGATGAACGTTTTGCGGAAGCTGTCGCATCCCAACCTCATCAGGCTGCTGGGCTACTGCAAGGAAGATAACGCCGCGTTCCATCTCGTCTACGAGTTCATGGCTAACGGGAGCTTACAGGATCATCTTCTTGAGA AAGGGAAGCCACCGCTCTCGTGGAAGCTGAGAATTAAAATAGCAATCGGTGCTGCTCGATGTCTTCGTTTTCTACATAAATCGAACAAGCGCATCATCCATCGGGACGTGAAGCCCTCGGTCATCCTGCTTGACTCC GACTTCAACCCAAAGCTTTCCGGCTTGGGTTGGTCATTGTCATTGAAGGGCCATTGGCGGCGCCATGTCTCAACGCATGTCTGGGGCACACCTGGATATTTGGACCCCCGGTACTTCACCACTG GTCATCTGGACGCGAAGACGGACGTGTATGCATTCGGGATAGTGTTGCTGCAGATGCTCACTGGTCGGAAGGTGTTCGATCCTGATCGACCGTGCGCTGAACGCCACTTGGCACAGTTCGCCAAGCCCCATCTCTCATCGGATGCCAAAGAGCTAGCGAGTCTTATGGACCCCAAACTCAATGGGGAGTATCCACCGACGGCCGCTTCTCGACTGGCCCGAATCATCGAAGCATGTATCGAGAAGGAGCATAAGCTCCGACCAACCATGAAGGATGTTGTGAAAGCCCTCGAGAAGATTGACGTCATATAa